One genomic segment of Odocoileus virginianus isolate 20LAN1187 ecotype Illinois chromosome 33, Ovbor_1.2, whole genome shotgun sequence includes these proteins:
- the AP5Z1 gene encoding AP-5 complex subunit zeta-1 isoform X2 has product MLATGTESLLRQAREVGAEELGRLCARVSALLQAEDWGPDTLDALRRLFLIVAATKYSRRLEPACVALLQTALRSPRCPERLQLLCAAVLREMAPSDSLSLSCGQAQSSWQLGLVASVLLAQGDPQQVRTVGQRVIKVLLESRQPEGRSLTHLLPVVSRVASLAPDALPEGQHTPVSRALGPPQPRTLTSIPTASPAEQTKALSKRLGDWLRYASVQQGAAHTSGGFFSTPRARQPGPVTEVDGTVATDFFTVLSTGQRFTEDQRLNVQAFSMLRTWLLQAGPAHPSATDADDRSELEGSTVSVLSAASTTSHLLPPAEWLREKALEYCQRLLEQSGRRALRKADSDLQKACLVEAVLLLDLLCRQDPAFLYRVLPCLRALRARLCGDPACARALLPVARFFLRHGEAAAVDADAVYQHLFTRIPSEHFHSPMLAFEFIQFCRDPLLLLGSNLDLLKTSFPNLFKFLAWSSPALTSEFVALLPALVDAETAVEMLHLLLDLPSLTAALDLQLRSSQAVSERPLWDISVRALGCLEALRDPQAQGLFQHLLRAKASGTTERLTPLHQLLQPLASCARVVQCAQAVPTLLRAFFAAVTQFADGALASRLALLLLERSDALFQVEGYEADVHRVLSSQFPALCKLHPPLVVEQAKELVEFVGSLGGPSGTGYMLTSVVWAVGEYLSVSWDRRCTAEQINRFFEALEALLFEVTQSRPSAALPKCPPQVITVLMTTLTKLASRSQDLIPRVSLLLSKMRTLAQSPAAGPMHSEGDLGAVRTRATELLNLLKMPSVAQFVLTPSVEVSQPRYHRDSNTALPLALDMVSRLLEREASLLPG; this is encoded by the exons GGAGGTCGGGGCCGAGGAGCTAGGCAGGCTCTGTGCCCGTGTCAGCGCGCTGCTGCAGGCAGAGGACTGGGGCCCCGACACCCTGGACGCCCTGCGGAGGCTCTTCCTCATCGTGGCGGCCACCAAGTATAGCAGGAG GCTGGAGCCCGCGTGCGTGGCGCTGCTGCAGACCGCCCTCCGCTCGCCCCGCTGCCCCGAGCGGCTCCAGCTGCTGTGTGCCGCCGTGCTGAGAGAGATGGCGCCCTCCGACAGCCTGAGCCTGTCCTGCGGCCAAGCGCAGAGCTCGTGGCAGCTGGGCCTGGTGGCCTCCGTGCTCTTGGCCCAG GGCGACCCGCAGCAGGTCAGGACCGTGGGCCAGCGTGTCATCAAGGTCCTGCTGGAGAGTCGGCAGCCTGAGGGGCGCAGCCTGACGCACCTCCTCCCGGTCGTGTCCAGAGTGGCCAGCCTGGCCCCGGATGCCCTTCCTGAAGGTCAGCACACTCCTGTCAGCAGGGCGCTGGGTCCCCCGCAGCCCCGCACACTTACCTCCATCCCCACGGCGTCCCCCGCAGAGCAGACCAAGGCGCTCAGCAAGCGGCTGGGGGACTGGCTCCGCTACGCCAGCGTCCAGCAAGGGGCGGCCCACACCTCCGGGGGCTTCTTCTCCACACCCAGAGCCCGGCAG CCGGGCCCTGTCACTGAGGTGGACGGGACCGTGGCCACGGACTTCTTCACAGTGCTGTCCACGGGCCAGCGCTTCACGGAGGACCAGCGGCTGAACGTGCAGGCCTTCTCCATGCTGCGGACCTGGCTGTTGCAGGCCGGCCCCGCACACCCCAGCGCCACAGATGCAG ACGACAGGTCGGAGCTGGAGGGCTCCACCGTGTCCGTGCTCTCGGCTGCCTCCACCACCAGCCACCTGCTGCCGCCCGCCGAGTGGCTGCGGGAGAAGGCCCTGGAGTACTGCCAGCGCCTCCTGGAGCAGAGTGGCCGGC gagCCCTGAGGAAGGCTGACTCGGACCTGCAGAAGGCG TGCCTGGTAGAGGCCGTGCTGCTGCTAGACCTGCTCTGCCGGCAGGACCCCGCCTTCCTGTACCGCGTCCTCCCATGCCTGCGGGCCCTGCGGGCCCGGCTCTGCGGCGACCCGGCCTGCGCCCGCGCACTGCTGCCCGTCGCCCGGTTCTTCCTGCGGCACG GGGAGGCCGCCGCAGTGGACGCCGATGCTGTCTACCAGCACCTCTTCACCAGGATCCCGTCGGAACACTTCCACAGCCCGATGCTGGCCTTCGAGTTCATCCAGTTCTGCAGGGACCCCCTCCTGCTGCTCGGCAGCAACCTGGACCTTCTCAAAACCAGCTTCCCCAACCTCTTCAAG TTTCTGGCCTGGAGCAGTCCGGCGCTCACCTCCGAGTTTGTGGCACTCCTGCCGGCGCTGGTCGATGCAGAGACGGCCGTGGAGATGCTCCACCTGCTGCTGGACCTGCCGAGCCTGACCGCGGCCTTGGACCTGCAGCTCCG GTCGTCGCAGGCTGTGTCTGAGAGGCCGCTCTGGGACATCTCTGTGAGAGCCCTTGGCTGCCTGGAGGCCTTGCGGGACCCCCAGGCTCAGGGCCTCTTCCAGCACCTGCTGCGTGCCAAGGCCAGCGGGACCACAGAAAG GTTGACGCCGCTCCACCAGCTGCTGCAGCCCCTGGCCAGCTGCGCCCGGGTAGTCCAGTGTGCCCAGGCTGTGCCCACCCTACTCCGAGCATTCTTCGCGGCAGTGACGCAG TTCGCCGATGGGGCCCTGGCCAGCCGCCTGGCGCTGCTGCTCCTGGAGAGAAGTGATGCGCTTTTCCAGGTTGAGGGGTATGAAGCTGACGTGCACAG GGTGCTGAGCTCCCAGTTCCCGGCCCTGTGCAAGCTGCACCCCCCGCTGGTGGTCGAGCAGGCCAAAGAGCTGGTGGAGTTCGTGGGCAGCCTCGGGGGGCCCTCTGGCACCGGGTACATGCTCACGTCCGTG GTGTGGGCCGTCGGCGAGTACCTCTCAGTGTCCTGGGACCGGCGCTGCACCGCAGAGCAGATCAACAGGTTCTTCGAAGCTCTGGAGGCCCTGCTTTTCGAGGTCACGCAGTCTCGGCCCTCCGCCGCCCTTCCCAAGTGTCCTCCGCAGGTCATCACCGTGCTCATGACCACGCTGACCAAGTTGGCCTCCCGGAGCCAAGACCTGATCCCCAG ggtctCCCTGCTCCTGTCCAAGATGAGGACGCTGGCCCAGAGCCCAGCCGCGGGCCCCATGCACAGCGAAGGTGACCTGGGAGCTGTCCGCACACGGGCCACCGAGCTGCTCAACCTGCTCAAGATGCCCAGCGTGGCCCAGTTTGTGCTCACGCCCAGCGTGGAGGTGTCCCAGCCCCGCTATCACCGCGACTCCaacacagccctgcccctggCCCTGGACATGGTCAGCCGGCTGCTGGAGCGGGAGGCAAGCCTCCTGCCAGGGTGA